Proteins encoded together in one Chthoniobacterales bacterium window:
- a CDS encoding biopolymer transporter ExbD — protein MKFYTRKRRAPNVIIVSLIDILVILLIFFIVTTSFKKGLPQLKIALPESKSAVKGESAESPVILEVKDEQSLQLDGKPIALDGLAEELRRANEADPKRGIALQADEGVPFRVIVRIIDALREAGIRNLPAFARPPGEAQP, from the coding sequence ATGAAGTTCTACACGCGCAAGCGGCGGGCGCCGAATGTCATCATCGTCTCGCTGATCGACATCCTTGTCATTCTGCTGATTTTTTTCATCGTCACGACGTCATTCAAAAAGGGTCTGCCGCAGTTGAAGATCGCTTTGCCCGAGTCGAAGTCGGCCGTCAAGGGCGAGTCCGCCGAGTCGCCGGTTATTCTCGAAGTAAAAGACGAGCAGTCTTTGCAATTGGACGGCAAGCCGATTGCCTTGGATGGATTGGCCGAGGAATTACGACGCGCCAACGAGGCGGACCCCAAGCGAGGCATCGCGCTGCAAGCGGACGAGGGTGTTCCCTTTCGTGTGATAGTGCGCATCATCGACGCCCTGCGGGAGGCCGGGATCCGGAATCTGCCGGCCTTCGCTCGTCCTCCCGGCGAGGCCCAGCCCTGA
- the def gene encoding peptide deformylase — protein MLAITKLGHPVLRAKAEPVAQVDDALRRLAADMLEAMYSHDGCGLAANQVGVARRIIVIDTREAKKRPSVLRIGGKSRPVHKHMPMVLVNPEIELCAEREIGSEACLSIPGVHGDVERSAMVRVRGTDLDGAPVEFEAEGLLSRALQHEVDHLDGILFIDRLTPADRKRVADELHQLAGGMVG, from the coding sequence ATGCTTGCCATCACAAAACTCGGTCATCCCGTTCTTCGCGCCAAGGCCGAGCCCGTTGCGCAGGTGGACGACGCATTGCGCCGGCTTGCCGCCGATATGCTCGAAGCGATGTATTCGCACGACGGTTGCGGACTTGCGGCAAATCAAGTCGGTGTCGCCCGACGCATCATCGTGATCGACACGCGTGAGGCGAAAAAGCGTCCCAGCGTGTTGCGCATCGGCGGCAAATCGCGGCCGGTGCACAAACACATGCCGATGGTGCTGGTGAACCCGGAGATCGAGCTTTGTGCGGAACGCGAGATAGGGAGCGAGGCATGCCTGAGCATTCCCGGCGTGCACGGCGACGTGGAGCGTTCAGCGATGGTTCGTGTCCGGGGCACGGATCTCGATGGCGCGCCGGTCGAGTTCGAGGCGGAGGGCTTGCTTTCCCGAGCCCTTCAGCACGAGGTTGATCACCTGGACGGCATCTTGTTCATCGACCGGCTGACTCCGGCCGATCGCAAGCGGGTGGCTGACGAGCTTCACCAGCTCGCGGGCGGAATGGTCGGGTAG
- a CDS encoding DUF2723 domain-containing protein, with amino-acid sequence MARTNEPEDADLRENLFQRIDWWTALSATLVSGAVYFYTAQPNVGLLDSGEFIAAAQHFGVPHPTGYPLWTLLAWLFQLLPIGNAAWEVNLFSGLCGALAVGATTLLASSMLRWMMPWWGGDGRTSTLPQMMIALIAGSCGLLFAFSFSFWTQAVIAEVYTLHGLLVGLFLISLYCWVRRPLLDLPILATFFTFALCMSNHHLTLALAPLPLLVPLLVRRSVFWDVLVASLVSAALVYLGFAWLSNDATTWSTAVRFFYFAMLGLIILLVLKWRRADLKIVLLVPVAVIAGLLPYAYMPLASSTNPPMNWGYTSTPEGFFYSINRTQYAGSLSDLIVRTLGKGMGTAPEKPPEPQDPERVSTLEIGREFVAFYTGKLIENFTPWCIVAFFASVLAVFRLPLRQRTFLYVLLIGFLLAAFLQPVMERTETTIDSWSLQFPYHGYAYLLFALICAVGTGYVLARAVSARPAIRYAAFLLPLLPLWTGIRNAPLCSQRDHWFGWDYGHDMLKDLPKNAFVFGGTDPGRFVPTYMILGESFVDPKYRRDPGFDRRDLVIVTQNALADAFYQRYIHDHYAPGRPKAKGWFEKWLGRDKQYPPDDTIMPSERELMEIVTKVTTSLPPGANPQDPNVGILYHAAIAQWIFEKNKDKRDFFIEESFPMEWTYAYAIPNGLSYRLNKEPLQTLPPEVVEEDFRYWNAYVDRLLGDKNYHEDFDAKRSFSKLRNSTGNIYRARGMWPEAERAYRQALQLHPNNMESLVALSDILRAQKRWDEMAAIWDKAIEGDPRNRAVRKARQRVVRLREADREIEVLRADLAANPNNPEAVFNLLRLYMETGQTNLVDQQITQSMRDFGESPDFLKFAVDFCNNNGQWKAGLGPARKLTAVQTNDPGVWLALARFEFANREMNPFLESARKAVQLGGVQARAALANDPMYAMIRGTPEFRQLIGQ; translated from the coding sequence ATGGCCCGAACCAACGAACCCGAGGACGCGGACTTGCGCGAGAATCTTTTCCAACGCATCGACTGGTGGACCGCCTTGTCAGCGACGTTGGTCAGCGGTGCGGTCTATTTCTACACGGCGCAGCCGAATGTCGGTTTGCTGGATTCCGGAGAGTTTATCGCGGCGGCCCAGCACTTCGGTGTTCCGCATCCGACGGGCTATCCGTTGTGGACGCTGCTCGCGTGGCTTTTTCAACTCCTGCCAATCGGCAATGCGGCGTGGGAGGTCAATCTGTTCAGCGGGCTCTGCGGCGCGCTTGCGGTCGGGGCGACCACGCTCCTCGCCTCGAGCATGTTGCGGTGGATGATGCCGTGGTGGGGTGGAGACGGGCGCACATCCACTTTGCCCCAAATGATGATCGCGCTCATCGCTGGAAGTTGCGGGCTGCTGTTCGCTTTCAGCTTCTCGTTTTGGACGCAGGCGGTGATTGCAGAGGTTTACACGCTGCACGGGCTTCTCGTGGGGTTGTTCCTCATCTCGCTTTACTGTTGGGTCCGGCGGCCGCTGCTCGACCTTCCGATTCTTGCGACGTTTTTCACTTTTGCTTTGTGCATGAGCAACCACCACTTGACGCTGGCGCTGGCTCCTCTGCCGCTCCTGGTTCCCTTGCTCGTCCGCCGCAGCGTCTTTTGGGATGTGCTTGTCGCCTCGCTGGTGAGTGCCGCGCTGGTTTACCTCGGGTTCGCCTGGCTTTCGAACGACGCGACAACTTGGTCCACCGCGGTGCGCTTTTTCTACTTCGCGATGCTCGGCCTCATCATCCTGCTCGTGCTCAAGTGGCGTCGCGCTGACCTCAAGATCGTTTTGCTCGTCCCGGTGGCGGTTATTGCCGGTCTTTTGCCCTACGCCTACATGCCGTTGGCGTCTTCGACGAATCCTCCGATGAACTGGGGTTACACCAGCACGCCGGAAGGGTTCTTTTACTCGATCAACCGCACGCAATACGCCGGCAGTCTCTCCGACCTGATCGTGCGCACGCTTGGAAAGGGCATGGGCACCGCTCCGGAGAAGCCGCCGGAGCCGCAGGATCCGGAGCGCGTCTCGACTTTGGAGATCGGGCGCGAGTTCGTTGCTTTTTACACCGGCAAGCTCATCGAGAACTTCACGCCGTGGTGCATCGTGGCTTTTTTTGCTTCGGTGCTGGCCGTTTTCCGTCTGCCCCTGCGTCAAAGAACTTTTCTTTACGTGCTGCTCATCGGCTTTTTGCTCGCTGCATTCTTGCAGCCCGTGATGGAGCGCACGGAAACAACCATCGATTCATGGTCGCTGCAGTTTCCGTATCACGGCTATGCCTATCTTCTTTTCGCCCTGATCTGCGCCGTCGGAACGGGTTACGTGTTGGCGCGGGCTGTGTCGGCGAGGCCCGCAATTCGCTACGCGGCATTTCTTCTGCCTCTGTTGCCCTTGTGGACTGGTATCCGCAACGCTCCGCTCTGCAGCCAACGCGATCACTGGTTCGGCTGGGACTACGGTCACGACATGTTGAAAGACCTGCCTAAGAACGCGTTTGTTTTCGGCGGAACCGATCCCGGCCGCTTTGTGCCGACCTACATGATTCTCGGCGAAAGTTTCGTCGATCCGAAATATCGGCGCGATCCCGGCTTCGACCGCCGCGATCTCGTGATCGTCACCCAGAACGCGCTGGCCGACGCGTTTTACCAGAGATATATCCACGACCATTACGCGCCGGGGCGTCCCAAAGCCAAGGGCTGGTTCGAAAAATGGCTGGGTCGCGACAAGCAGTATCCGCCGGATGACACAATCATGCCGAGTGAGCGTGAGCTGATGGAGATAGTCACCAAGGTGACCACCAGTCTTCCGCCCGGTGCGAATCCGCAGGATCCCAACGTCGGAATTCTATACCACGCCGCCATCGCGCAGTGGATTTTCGAAAAGAACAAGGACAAGCGCGACTTTTTCATCGAGGAAAGCTTCCCGATGGAGTGGACTTACGCTTACGCAATTCCCAACGGGCTGAGTTACCGACTGAACAAGGAGCCTCTGCAAACACTGCCGCCCGAAGTTGTGGAGGAGGATTTCCGCTATTGGAACGCCTATGTGGACCGGTTGCTCGGCGACAAGAACTACCACGAGGATTTCGACGCCAAGCGCTCTTTTTCCAAATTGCGCAATTCCACCGGAAACATTTACCGCGCGCGCGGAATGTGGCCCGAGGCGGAGCGCGCCTACCGCCAAGCCTTGCAGCTCCACCCGAACAACATGGAGTCCCTCGTGGCGCTCAGCGATATCCTCCGTGCGCAAAAGCGATGGGATGAAATGGCTGCGATTTGGGACAAAGCCATCGAGGGCGATCCGCGCAACCGTGCGGTGCGCAAAGCCCGCCAACGGGTGGTGCGCCTGCGCGAAGCGGACCGTGAAATCGAGGTGCTGCGGGCAGACTTGGCCGCAAACCCGAACAATCCGGAAGCAGTCTTCAACTTGCTGCGTCTTTACATGGAGACCGGCCAAACCAACCTCGTGGATCAGCAGATCACGCAATCCATGCGCGACTTCGGCGAGAGTCCGGACTTTCTCAAGTTCGCTGTCGATTTCTGCAACAACAACGGGCAATGGAAGGCGGGCCTTGGTCCTGCACGCAAGCTGACCGCCGTGCAAACGAACGATCCCGGTGTCTGGTTGGCTTTGGCTCGCTTCGAGTTCGCCAATCGCGAGATGAATCCTTTCCTCGAATCTGCGCGAAAGGCCGTTCAGTTAGGGGGCGTTCAGGCACGTGCCGCCCTGGCCAACGATCCGATGTATGCGATGATCCGCGGCACACCGGAGTTCCGGCAACTGATCGGCCAATAG
- a CDS encoding class I SAM-dependent methyltransferase translates to MDVLAFFSHWETYRLCIERNTLHHREVGEILRGELLAVTKPFTFLDLACGDAQLTSRLLAGTRVEAYTGVDFSAPALALARNNMAALDCVSSFRETDFTGFLRTGHHGHDIIYLGLSLHHFEHHTKGDVMKHLYRATNPGGSLYLFEPVLRGGETREDYLARWHQSMDTDYANFSEVQREQLWRHVSTSDFPERPEEYGAMARAGGFRDASVLFTAPKGFYSLFRFSA, encoded by the coding sequence ATGGACGTCCTCGCGTTTTTTTCGCATTGGGAGACCTACCGGCTCTGCATCGAGCGGAACACCCTGCATCATCGCGAGGTCGGCGAAATTCTGCGCGGTGAACTGCTTGCCGTGACAAAACCGTTTACTTTTCTCGATCTCGCCTGCGGTGACGCCCAATTGACCTCGCGACTCCTCGCCGGCACGCGGGTCGAAGCCTACACAGGAGTGGACTTCTCGGCCCCTGCCCTCGCGCTTGCGCGCAACAATATGGCCGCGCTTGATTGCGTGTCCTCATTCCGTGAGACCGACTTCACGGGTTTTCTGCGGACCGGACATCATGGCCATGACATCATTTACCTCGGGCTGTCCCTGCATCACTTTGAGCACCACACGAAAGGCGATGTGATGAAACATCTCTACCGGGCCACGAATCCCGGCGGCAGTCTTTACCTTTTCGAACCGGTGCTACGCGGCGGAGAAACGCGGGAAGATTACCTCGCGCGTTGGCATCAAAGCATGGACACCGACTACGCCAATTTCTCCGAGGTGCAACGCGAACAGCTTTGGAGGCATGTGAGCACCTCCGATTTTCCGGAAAGGCCGGAGGAATACGGCGCCATGGCCCGGGCGGGCGGTTTTCGGGACGCGTCGGTGCTGTTCACCGCTCCGAAGGGTTTCTACAGCCTGTTCCGGTTCTCCGCCTGA
- a CDS encoding orotate phosphoribosyltransferase, giving the protein MNQNDILDLFRKTKALLHGHFVLRSGLHSREFFQCALLLRDSQVADQVCGELAGRLRETDFDTVISPALGGILVGQEVARQLGKPHIFAEKDDNGALVLRRGFAIAPGERFLVIEDVVTRGGRLMETVDIVKQHGGTVVAAACLVNRSGGQLPAMNFPFTGLVEMNPETFPPDALPPDLAGTPAIKPGSK; this is encoded by the coding sequence ATGAACCAAAACGACATCCTCGATCTTTTCCGCAAAACCAAAGCCCTGCTTCACGGCCATTTCGTCCTCCGCTCCGGGCTGCACAGCCGTGAATTTTTCCAATGCGCCCTGCTTCTCCGGGATTCGCAAGTGGCGGACCAAGTCTGCGGCGAGCTGGCCGGCCGCCTGCGCGAGACCGACTTCGATACGGTGATTTCCCCCGCCCTCGGCGGCATCTTGGTCGGACAGGAAGTAGCCCGCCAACTCGGCAAGCCGCACATTTTTGCCGAGAAGGACGACAACGGCGCTCTCGTGCTGCGGCGCGGATTCGCCATCGCACCCGGCGAGCGCTTCCTTGTGATCGAGGACGTCGTCACACGAGGCGGACGCCTGATGGAAACGGTCGATATTGTGAAACAGCACGGCGGCACCGTCGTGGCGGCCGCCTGCCTGGTGAACCGCTCGGGCGGACAACTCCCCGCGATGAATTTCCCCTTCACCGGTCTTGTCGAAATGAATCCTGAAACATTTCCTCCCGATGCCCTGCCGCCGGACTTGGCCGGCACCCCAGCAATAAAGCCGGGCAGCAAGTGA
- a CDS encoding ParA family protein — MKILAVANQKGGVGKTTTSVNLAAGLARRNKRVLLIDLDPQGNATSAVGAEAQNPPTLYGPLTGAADIRSCLTPTRIAGLSLVAANIDLAGLEIEVARMEDHLQQLRRALQPLRDEGAFDFAILDCPPSLGILMTNALVAADQLLVPVQCEYYALEGLGKLMFVMGQIRESGANPGLTLSGLLMTMFDRRTNLSEAVVKDVRDHFQEVLYETVIPRSVRLSEAPSFGRTIFEHDPHGTGAKAYGELAAEFIKRHEADLSFVNAPAS, encoded by the coding sequence ATGAAAATCCTCGCGGTGGCCAACCAGAAAGGCGGCGTCGGCAAGACCACCACGTCGGTCAACCTCGCGGCCGGACTTGCCAGACGCAACAAACGCGTCCTGCTCATCGACCTTGACCCGCAGGGCAACGCCACCAGCGCCGTGGGCGCAGAAGCACAGAATCCGCCCACGCTTTACGGTCCCCTCACCGGAGCCGCCGACATCCGCTCCTGCCTTACCCCCACGCGCATTGCCGGCCTTTCGCTGGTCGCGGCAAACATCGACCTTGCAGGACTCGAAATTGAAGTGGCGCGGATGGAGGACCATCTGCAGCAATTGCGGCGTGCGTTGCAACCGCTGCGCGACGAGGGCGCCTTCGACTTTGCCATCCTTGATTGCCCGCCTTCGCTGGGCATCCTGATGACCAATGCTCTCGTCGCCGCCGACCAGCTCCTTGTCCCCGTGCAATGCGAATACTACGCACTCGAGGGGCTCGGAAAACTGATGTTTGTCATGGGCCAAATTCGCGAGTCCGGCGCCAACCCCGGGCTGACGCTCTCCGGTCTGCTCATGACCATGTTCGACCGACGGACCAACTTGTCCGAGGCGGTGGTCAAGGATGTCCGCGACCATTTCCAAGAGGTGCTTTATGAAACTGTCATTCCCCGCTCTGTGCGCTTGAGCGAGGCGCCGAGTTTCGGACGGACCATTTTCGAGCACGACCCCCACGGCACCGGCGCCAAAGCCTACGGTGAACTCGCCGCGGAATTCATCAAACGCCACGAAGCAGATCTTTCATTCGTCAACGCACCCGCATCATGA